In Porites lutea chromosome 9, jaPorLute2.1, whole genome shotgun sequence, a single window of DNA contains:
- the LOC140948291 gene encoding tolloid-like protein 2 encodes MAKPTGICGILHLFFFLHLVFLSRLSSASVCSSRGTHFPSYSFADQYLTSPNYPYNYRPSTTCLWSLSRPSSPYAVKLTFHYFSLESSSGCTHDYLEIRDGDLYSKSTLIGKFCGSRQPPIIVSKYKYLFVKFVSDRDYFPSTRKFQATFRAFVPSMLSGICSINSPFLHNNNLRLTSSSGGTFRSPSYPSYYPTNMVCTWKITAPAGKRIKISFNYFRLESGICSSNDFLEVRDGSSSTSIRKGTYCGSYAPTITSSGQYLWIRFRSDSLIGYKGFEARYSFVKVASSKVVTVVAVVIAIAIIIAVIVAVIYYLKRRNRRVVRTQAVPIATTTTTMTTTQPPPAGYPHVITQQYPPPGIHPTPAPPPSTISPLTLGSPPQVAYQAAIVPINPGNGAYPHPPGAVPTAQAPPPYY; translated from the exons ATGGCAAAACCAACTGGCATCTGTGGGATATTgcatctgttttttttccttc ATCTCGTCTTTCTTAGTCGACTGTCGTCTGCATCTG tttgttcCTCGCGTGGTACACACTTTCCAAGTTATTCATTTGCGGATCAATATCTTACAAGCCCCAATTATCCCTACAACTATCGTCCTTCAACTACTTGTCTATGGAGTTTGAGTCGACCGTCATCGCCTTACGCTGTAAAGCTTACATTCCACTACTTTTCCTTGGAATCTTCATCTGGTTGCACGCACGATTACCTAGAAATTCGCGATGGTGACTTATACTCTAAGAGCACACTGATTGGAAAATTTTGCGGGAGCAGACAGCCACCTATAATAGTATCAAAGTACAAGTATCTTTTTGTGAAGTTTGTCAGCGATCGTGATTACTTTCCTTCGACACGAAAATTCCAGGCAACGTTTAGAGCCTTTGTACCAT CAATGTTGAGCGGCATTTGCTCGATAAACAGCCCATTTCTCCATAACAACAACTTAAGGCTGACTAGTTCATCTGGAGGGACTTTTCGAAGCCCCTCTTACCCCTCTTACTACCCAACCAACATGGTGTGCACCTGGAAGATCACCGCGCCGGCAGGCAAGAGGATCAAGATTTCTTTCAACTATTTCAGGCTTGAAAGTGGTATTTGTTCCTCTAATGACTTCCTGGAAGTTCGAGATGGTTCGTCTTCGACGAGTATAAGGAAAGGCACTTACTGTGGAAGCTATGCCCCGACTATTACTTCTAGTGGCCAATATCTATGGATTCGCTTCAGATCTGACTCTTTAATTGGCTATAAAGGCTTTGAAGCTCGTTATTCATTTGTCAAAGTTGCTT CAAGCAAAGTAGTTACCGTGGTTGCAGTCGTCATAGCAATTGCTATTATAATAGCAGTGATCGTCGCCGTCATCTACTACTTGAAAAGGAGAAACAGACGCGTTGTACGAACTCAGGCTGTGCCCATTGCCACCACCACGACAACTATGACCACTACTCAGCCACCTCCTGCTGGATACCCTCACGTGATTACACAGCAGTACCCACCGCCTGGTATACACCCTACTCCAGCCCCACCCCCTAGTACCATATCTCCTCTTACCCTAGGCTCACCTCCTCAAGTGGCTTATCAAGCGGCTATTGTACCAATCAATCCTGGTAATGGAGCCTACCCACACCCTCCGGGGGCAGTGCCGACAGCGCAAGCTCCCCCTCCCTACTACTGA